Below is a genomic region from Rosa chinensis cultivar Old Blush chromosome 5, RchiOBHm-V2, whole genome shotgun sequence.
TTTCATGACAGCATGATTTCCTGAGAAGGATAATAATGCTTCTGTGTCAGAGTCCTCCTCATGGATCGTTACCGCGACGGAGAGAACAAGCAGCAACAATAGGGCTCATAGATTatctgtttctttgtttgtcTGAGCATTGATTGCTTTGAGCCCATACTTTTCTCACAAAATTTCTTTGGGCACTGGTTGGAGATGAGTATTTTGCCCAACGATTCGTCAATATATATCTATTAGAACCAAGAGTTTCATATCAAAAGCAGAGAAGCCGGAGAACCTGACGGATCTCGGCGACGGAACTCTGCAACTTTGATATACAATTTAGACCTCCGGTACAATAATCTCACCGGAAAATTGACTCAGGTGGGCTCGCTAGTGAACCAAGCCCGATGTCGCAGCACCAAACGGCGCTGTTACAGCCGACACAGGTGCCAAGATGCTCGCCGTTGAGGCAGCGATCCCGATATCTGATCAAGGCATCAGATCCTGATCTCGAGAGGCTGTAGTCACCGTTGAGGACCTCGATGACGGTATATTTGACGCGGTTTTGGAGGCCGAGGAGGAGGTCGAGGTTCCGGAGACCGACGTCGGCAACACAATTGTTGAGAGAGAGGACAGAGAACAGAGAGAGGCTAGGGCCTAGggggaagaaagagagagagagatggaaacAGTGGCATATATTGTAAATTATTGATTGTGCTTAatttaaaattgtcattttagcTTCAAATTTGGTGAGTGGGCACACATATattttagtggagtaagtgggcatttGTTAGCTCAAATTGGGTAAAATGGGCAGTTATTCTTTGGCTAATTTTGAATACTTTTAGGGTAGTAAATTGGCTAAATAAAACATAAGGTAGCAAATTAGTTCATTATGAAAATCTAGGGTATCAAAGTGACTGAAACAAATTGACTATATAGCAATTTTTTTGCCCAACAGTTGGAATGGAGGTCGTCGGGATCTAATTAATAGAGAGTGAAGGGGCTAAAGTGAAGACTAAAATGAGTTCATCTGGAGATCAGTATGCAGAAAATAATTTATCCAGCATATAATTAACCCAATTTTATGTGTACTGTTTGCCGTACCAATTACCATTCATTAACCCCATAACCACCCACTAAAGGCATGAGTAAATAACTCGATGCCCTATCTCCCGTCATCTCTTTGAGCAGAATGTGGAAAATGGAAATCCAGTACCGACCCAATCGTCTACAAAATAAACCTTAAAGAACCAGCTCATGTTTCTCATAAATGCTGGAACATGATGAACACGAAATATTGTTTGATATACTCTCTTCtaatatagaaaaaagagaaaagttcATATGATACAGCTACTTCCTGTTCCTCCATCGTTTCTCTTTCTGAAAtactctctttctttctgtccAACTGATTTtacgaaaaaataaaaaaaacgatAACTTCCAGAGTAACAGAAATGTTGTAATTTTGTCATgtaacttccaacatcaaaagAAGACGCATGAGTCCTATCAAAGTCACCTTAAAAAATTGGTACCGGAAAAAGGATCACCTTAAAATTTGGAACCATATTTGTTTTGTCTCACCGATGTCGATCTCTTTCGGGACTCTTTAATTATACCTTTTACAATTTACAGACGCCATGCGACTGTCCTTTGTATTCGATCTCCAAGTCTTCCGGAACGCTACCCAGAATCGAAGACagaatttctttctttcatcgCAAGTAAGGGACTGTGGTCTCCTGTGGATGGCGACAATATCATAATTCACCATAGGTGATCGATGGCATGATGCCATTATTCCTGATGAGGATAATGATAGTCGAATTTTGTAGTCTGGTTTGAGGTAGAATTTTATGCAAGTATAAACCCTAACCTTTTGTCAAATGATCCAATTTATAAGCATGTAGATTTGTTAGAATTGAGGAGAACTTTGAGTGTTCAAGTGTTTCAACAAAGTTGTGATGCTCTTGCAGTTATATATGGAGACTTCTTATATCCTATCGATCCAAGTATACCAATTTCATTTTGTAGAGGCTATAGTCCAGGGTTCTGATTGTATAAATTAACGTTCCCACTCTATAACATACTGTTTTGCATATACATATGTATAAACACTCTAACGCTAACCACATTTTTCGTTCCACCACCTCAAATACTATGCTTTCGTATATAAAAGCTTCATTTGGTGTTGGCGCCTCTATTTGTTTTGGAACATCGAACAAGAATTTATCAAACAATGAATGTGGTTTTAGAGCAAATCGTGACCTACAAATTTGCTGTACCATTTGAACCGTATAAATACATCATTCAAAACGATTCTTGTATTTCAGATCAAATATGCAAGTACGTCATATTCTGGCCATAATTTAACAATAGAAAAGAATTGGTCATACATACACTAATAAATCTGTGATATAGTCTGATAGGTGAGTGCTAGTATCACATGGAGACATATGACACTATGATCTAGCAAGCCAGAATAAGAGTAGGTGATTGGGTCAACACGCGTAATCTCGGTTTGATTTGGTCAGAAAACTAAGGCATGCAAAGGTTCTGCCATACAGCCGTAGTTGTCAACCCTCTAAATACAGCGGTCCTGATTTGTTTATTTGTATACACGAAACCTCGACCAGCCAAGCAAAACTGGACACGTCAATAATAATTGGATCGGTAACGTGACCCACTTGTGACTTTAACGCAGTATCCGCCGAAGTAGAAGATCACCTACACAGTCGATCTGTCACTTTGCGACTTTGCGTCCGTCCATGAACAAGCGCATCGATTTATTAGCTCTGATATATGTCCACCATTAATctgatattttttattttgtgctAATTTTGACTTTAAGTTGGTTTATTGATatttcccgaaaatcatttgtCTACTACTCGCTCTTCACAGATGAAGATGTCTTGAAAGACTTTTTAGAGATTTTCCGAAAGTCAATGTAGACGGTGTTGTCATGGCTTCTGATAAATTTGCACTATATTAGTATAGTCATGTGTGATCAAAATTTGTACCCGGTTATGATAAACAAGTTCAAAACATCtcttatgataaaaaaaaatttatttcttgGATCAATACATGCATTTCTATGTGTGTTTCTTCTTCCTACTTCTGATTCCCACCAGGTTAAACACATATTGTAATTGCGGCATCTCTTACTCAAATACATGTTTAAGGAGTATATTGAATATTTCAGTTCTATCGTAATAAGATCATGCTCTTGGATTTCAGAGTTTGAACAAAGAAAAGCTTAATTACATAAGGGTGCCAAACTATATATTATACTCTTGTAGCACAAGCACATGCAGATCGATCTTAAAGCATTTGCTATTAAACAAGTAAATAATTAAATTCTTAATTAGTCGAGTATGGGTAATGTACATACATCAAAACCTGCAAACCCTAATTTGAGGGTGGCATTGAGACAACAAATCTAAGGCTCTTCCCGTGGCGGAGAATTTGGAAGCCACCCCTCTTTAGTCAAGTATCTCATGTGCTCCATTGCACTAATTATTAATGCTCAACTCTAATGGCATGGGATTATTCTCATAGCTTATTAAACTAACATATCTCCATTAAACAGAATTTTGAAAATGtacttaattagttaattaaattGATATTTTATGAGAAGTTTGCACCTTAAAATACCCATCTTCCCTTACTTTACACTCTTGTAGCCAATACTCATTTTGGAGAGAATGGCAAACTTCCTGAAGCTCACCACCATTCTCTCCCTTATGGTTTTGGCTTTGCTCCTAGCTTCACAATACCAAATGGCCTTCTCGTCTCAGCTCGAGGACGAAGACGACGAGGAGTACGTGCTCGATGCTCCGAATCCGAACTTCAGATCCAGAAGCAGGTTCTTGGCCAGCATTATCAAGAAAGGAGCGCATTGCGACCCCGTCAAGTACAACATCTGCAATGGGATTTCGGCAAACAATGGAACGAGCATTCTGAACTGC
It encodes:
- the LOC112203546 gene encoding protein GRIM REAPER, whose protein sequence is MANFLKLTTILSLMVLALLLASQYQMAFSSQLEDEDDEEYVLDAPNPNFRSRSRFLASIIKKGAHCDPVKYNICNGISANNGTSILNCCKTHCRNILGDRNNCGKCGRKCNQGQLCCNGSCTYVAYNADHCGKCARKCSAGVKCESGYCGYA